The genomic interval TTTGTGTATACTGCAGACGCATAATTCCACTTACCACGTCATTCTTCACACATCTTCCAACTTATTCGCCTTATTATAACCAGTgagtataaaaatgaacaaataaaaaaactaacTCCGaagtatatttacacctcaaatTTCATTGACCGAGCTTCACAGAAAATTGTTCATGTATGCATCCTCGAAGAAATTCGTCGAAACTATCTACCGAATTCGAGCGATGTATAAACatcgaaatattattatacaaatatatgtataatagaTCTCCAAAAACGTAACCTGTCAATACATAAATGACAGTATATATAATTTAGAGAGCCATTATCGATATGCCGGGGCTATTATCACTCATTGGCCCCGCGCGGCCATATATTGAActgtttaatacacatgttttgaCTCAAGTATTCAGTAGTCTGTCGATATGCCGATACTGAAAaagcaaattgaaataaaatacatgtagcacACATTTATTTCACAGGAAGTGAagataaaagaacatttttcaacccaaaaacatgtgaaataaaaccaatataataataacagtggatgaatggaataaaacatgtatgcagAATAACTTTGTTCACTCATTCCAGTGCCTACAACTTAAGGAGGCAGTACCAGTTATGCATGCATACTGTATGGTTCCTAATTTCTCAAATTAATGCTGATAGGCCCATTAAAGGTGCAGCCATTAAACAGTGACTGAGTGTCCTTCATAATTTTTTGCAGGGTCAGTGTTCCACCTGGGCTTTGTTTAATGGGAAGGTCTAAAACTTGTTCAGCTTCATCATGTGTTGGTTTTCTTACAGGAATCTCTTCATATGTTTGGATGGAGGATAGCGCTTGCTCAATTTCCTGGGATGCTGCTACAAGTTCCtgattgtcatcatcatcaaattccTCCATGCTAGTAACTGGTTCTGGTTCTGGATTTGTCACTGGTTCTTTTCTCTTACACATGTGAAGAATATTGGACATGTCTTGCTGCTTTTCTATATTGTTTGTATGGTAATGATTTAGAGACATCAGATTTTTGTGACCAGTCAGCTGTGCCACCTCAGTGGGGAAACAACCGGCATCCAGCAAATTTgtaatgcatgtttttcttGCAGAGTGATTAACATGCCTAGCCTGAAATCCAGCCTGCTCACTCATGGTTTTGGCCAGTTGTCccaatttattttttcccaGGTTTTGGTTGATGAACCAGAGATCATTTATTTCTGTTCCCTTTCCAAAATTTGGATTCAGGGCTACATAAAACCTTGTTTCTGGGGCGGACATCTGAGGTGGTCTCTTTTCCTTGTAAAGCTGATATAACCTTACAGGGCAGTTTGGGTCTCctgcaaataattttaaaacacatttagagTACTCAATCACATatctatttcttttttacaaaatcaacatttgaattcttattttaaatggattttagtttaaaaagttttgctaataactgcaataaatgaacatcatctgttaacaatagaaaaaataacctttttataacaatgctatttttacTTGGTTACCTGGCTGTTCAAAGAGCTTAGGTACATATTGCCTGTGGTCACCAGCAACtccgtttcttgtttttgtcgCCCTCTCCGTGAAGGCCAAGTAACTCACACCATCGGAGGTCAGGCTTAATTCCAAGTCCCCCCACAACATGGTCAAGTGCTCCTGTCTTCCTCGCAATCCAAGGTGCATGGTGTTGTTAAGCCAAATGGTATTTGTGAGGGAAATTGGAGAGGCTGTAATTAATTCGAAATTTataccatttgaaacaattacacAGTTAAAATGTGCTTGATTattatgttgtataatgttctcTACTGTTTAACAATGTACTGCACTGTAAACTCACtctaaatgcatatatatttcttttttctaccTTAATATagtaatgaatgtttataaaatatatattaggttaaagaaatatgaaataacagaCATAAAATCCATGAATTTcgtcatacaataataattacccattattcattattaccacgcaatacatattataaaggTAGGCTTTTTTGAATACCGGGGACCGGCTTATATCGTTCTCTTTAATGCTTTAGTTATCTCCCTTGTCTTTGTTGCTTAGTGATatgtaaacaatcaattaacTGCCAAACTTACCGGCTCCAAGGAGTTCCTTTTCGTAGAGTTGTTGAATCTCTGAGGAAGTGAAGGGATCGGCTCTCTGTTTTTTGTTGCCAAGTCCCTTTTCTTTCAAGTCCACGCATTTCGCTTTTAGCGTGTCCCGTGTTAGTTTAAACTCTTTTCCGCCCATGACATCGCCTTCGTACTCTGCAAAACGAGttgattatgattaaaataatcaaagtctttgcataaaattataggcaactataaaatatataactgttaaggtgtttatatattaactttagttgttttagataataataacaaacaaaaatacgcCTACCATTCTCGGACAGGTGTCTCTTTACACTTGACAAGATGCCACGCAGGGTAGATGGCTCGAAGTTGGTTGCAGCGGGGCCATTCGCCTCTGCCGAAAGCTTGGTCTTCTTGACACTGAGCAGGAATCTGGATAGAAGAATATCTAACTCCTTTGGTGGAATGTCTTTGATCTGGCGGGTCTCGCCGTCATCATTCAGCCAATCGTTCACCTTTTTCATGTCACTCCTTGTTTTTGTTACCGTAGCCTTGTTTTTCTTTGCTTCAATGAATTGCCGGGCTTGTGCCtcagtgaaatgttcatttttttcgatGGCAGAATCCAGCTGAAGTAGCCTGTTGGCTAAATTTACGAGCATACGTTCACCCATGTCTACTCCGTCAGCCATCTTCAACAACGTGAAATTGCGTCACGTTGCACGTGCGGACAATCGCAGGGTCATTATCGGTCACGTGACTGATAATAGCCCCGGGGCTATTATCAATTTTGATGATTATGGTCCCGCCGCGCCGATAATGACTATTCTGACAACgttaaaatgttactatatatagtaacatgtgtattaaaagtatatatgatataatgcAAATGTATGCATATTAGATTTTAATACACAGCTGCAATATGGGATGaaacattgttatcattatatttttggtCATTAAAAgggaaaatattatttcacattAAAATTTGCTTAGTATACAAAACAGTCTAATCCAGTGAATGACGTCATTAATGTATGACCTTCAAATGGACTTAAGGAACATATTGAATAACACACAATGCAGTAATATAGTTACAcgttaaattataaaaataacactataCAATACGAAAGCCATGCAAATCATTCAATCATACTCACGTGTTCTTTCGCATAGACTTATAAAATAGTgacaaaagttaaatatattctGATGTTTACAAAgtctataataaatattgtttaattctaTGGTAATTATTAGTAATATCTTATAGTTACTTTTGTGTAGTGTTTCATTTAAGTTTGCTTTGTATTAAAAAAGTAGCATTACATTAAGATCTTCACTCTGTTCTCATGGTTAGTAATGTATTATTATCAGTTATACAATGAATAATACTGCATGATAACTATGCATCGAAACATTCCTAAAATTACGTGaataaaacatagtttataatttcatttacctttCTTCATTCTACGacgtttaaatgttatttgtcttatatacatatataaccaTTTCTTCTtgtgctttttttaatttacttgaTCTCAACAAGGAGATTGAAAAACAACCAGTCTTTTAGTGAATCAGACTATTCTCTATTAATGATGGACGACTGAATACCCTTGTATCATTAaaaactctaaaactaagaaaataaCATCCAATGATTATCTGCAAGTTTTGCTATAAGGTTCGACCTTAAATGTTCGTTCAGTGAAAGGCGGCGTATTCATGCCATGttctattaaaaaaatgctttcgtgtattaaatattgttttaaaatatagatgCAATACTCAAAGTTATTGattatgttcataaaatgtttgcataaaaaacGAGTAAATAATAGTGTATAAAAAAGCTCGTTATAACTGTAATGTTACATTTCCATAGTTTTTTGTGTGTTAGTTTTGGCGTTGTggtgaaaggcggacacctatgccattagaccactcttaccctaaTACCCTTGCTTCCCTAGTTTTGcattgttaaaatttgaaacGAATGCTTCGGgtagagataaaaaaaaaatagtatacaaCAGAGGGTTGGGTGAGTGTTGGGATGACAGCTAACATTGTCACTTTTGATTTCCCcgtgttattatattatattatattatattatattatattatattatattatattaatactgTTTCATTATTGCAGGCTTATAATTCAAAATGGCATGTAGTTCAGAAGACGGGGAGCAAAATCATGCAAAACTTATGCAGTTGCATGATCCTTGTTCAAATACACTGAAAGCGTTGCTTGAATTTGAAATGCTTAAAACGGTAACACCAATTGACCAgttattgttgaaaaataagaaacaaatatcGCGAAAGGTTGGACAAACTGCAAAAGATTTGCTCTTTCCCAAAGGGAATCAGCcaacaaatgttgatgcatGGGATATTTCATTGTTCTGTTGTATTTTACGGATCTGCTGCATGTTGCAGCCAACCCAAGATAACGATGTTAATGCTGTACGTATTACACGAAACGAAATTGCTCATTCGCCAAAGCCTTGTATTAGCAACGCCGATTATGCAAAGCATGCAAATGTTTTTAAGACCTTTATTACAAACACGTTGAATTACATAAATGATCAAGACTTAAAGGCAGAAATAAACGAACAAGTACAAGAAGCAGAACGGCCCGTGAGCAAACAAGTTATTCGAGCATTTATAACTAGTCACAAAAGTTACCACGCCATAGCAGACGAAGTGAAAGGTATGCATTAAACGCCTTGTAAATTAGGTTTTGATTGATTAATAACACGCTAATTGTTTACCACTCTTCCCGGATAAATGATCATTAAAAATAGTTACTCATTTAAGATGGCTGGTTTATATCAATCTGATCGCATATTCACACATTAGGAGTCCAGTTATATGACATTTAACTGTGGTATTcgttaaatacaaaatatgttataatcaAAAGTTAATTCGACAAATCATGGAAGTTGATGTTGAAGCCAATTCGTTAGTGTTATAAAACAGTGTCCCCTGTAGATATTCTTTGTTTGTGTATTGTAACCTAAAATGCACACATGAATAATTACATACTTTTCAGAGCACATAgatgaaaaacatgaaattgtTATGCAAGAATTTCAAGATTTCAAAAGATTTATCAGCACATTGCCCAAAGACTGGCAGTCGAAGCTTAAACCACCAGGTATGCTATTTTGTAATATACAagcttgtatttgttgtttaaacttgaaagaATAAGAGCGCTTGTCTGTTGTTATGTCAAATCAAAAACGAAACATTACTCGACAACCTTTAAGGCCAGAGTTATTGCTGTACATATGCATATTTGATCAagcaacatttatttcattggaAGTTCAGTTattacaaagtattttaagagGATAACGATGCTGACTACGCCGCAGAGTACACCAAGGCAACTGGCAGAATGCCTCGACATTTCTTCGAAAGTTATAAGAGCTGATATTGCGAATCGCACAAGTTctaagacatatatatatatatatatatatatatatatatatatatatatatatatatatatatataagcaaaaTATGTTCATGGTTCTACCTTAACtaattccatttaaaaagttaaatacaatacaaacgattattgatataaattagATATTGGGTCTATTTGACAGACATCAATACGGGCTTCAAGTACCCTTGAATCTaccaaatgatatttattaacaatatataacatttgtttttgtggCGCATGAGCAATATATTGTGTCGTATGGATGATCTATAAATAACGATTGGTTTCTTAGGACGACTTTCACTGGCCAATCTGCACCATATTAACAAGTAATTAATGTATGAATGATAATCGATTCAGCTTAAAACTACTGATAAAAGAATGCAGTCCAGATAGATTAATGCAAGTTCCGTAATGTTTTCAGATCTAGCCAGCTTTAAACTACTCGTAAAAGAATGTAGTCCAgatgaagaaaagaaaatatcgcAAATCTTAGTTCGAATTTTTGGAGAAGAGTTAGGAAAAAAATGCAGCACCTTGTCGGATGATACATGTAAAGAGCTTAAAGATGTTGTGGGCATACTAGTAAAACGTCTTCGAGAGAAAGGTAAccaacaatatttgttttgctacAAAAGTTGTATGTGAGATttgaaatattaagaaataaagtcTTTTTCAATTCCAGCTGACCTGATTGACGCCGAGTATGGATGTGTGTGTATCTTCACCCGTTTTTACGACTTTTCATCCTACATGGATTTTTTGGACTATTTGATGAATGGAAAGCTAACAGAAGCAGCACTTCCGCTTCAAAGTGCTTTAAGATGCTGCTTTGGAATTGAAAGCTTACAAGTAGAGTTGGTCATGGAGGATGAGCAGTTTTTACATTGCTTCCTAAACACACGTAATACTCGTTAACGACTACAACGCCTATTCCATATTCAATGCCACGGACAAATAAACCATGTTGTATATGTCCTTGACAGTGCCAAAAAATATACAGACGTGCTTAagagtttaaaacaagattCTAAATATCGCATTTCCTGGAAGAGAAGTAACACATGTAATTTgcttgatatttgaatattgtaaagTGAGTTAGGGAAAATACAAACCCAAATTCACTTAATTATGATTGGTCATTAAatcaaatattcttaaaatgacATCATTTAAAGCATAAGTCAAAAGTTTAAGAGCTATTTACTCTTATATCAATTTCAGTGGACTGCGTGAAGAATGTTTGCTCCGCATTAAGGACAGTGACACGTGACATCGACCAAGGTGACAAAACCTCACCAATCAGTGCTGAACAAAACTCAGTGCATTCAgttgataacaaaaaaaaacaatacatagtagtagtagtagtagtggtggtggtggtggtggtggtggtggtggtggtggtggtggtagtagtagtagtagtagtagtagtagtagtagtagtagtagtagtagtagtagtagtgttgtaattgattttgtttatgcatttttctgcaAGACAAAACTTATAACAAAGTGCTTTGGAAAGTCCATCAATAATGTAACTTACAATTATTTGCTGTACATAGCATTTCACGATAGTATGGCTAGGTTTTTTGGCGGTCGGTTTTGTGTATTCCCTCTTTAGCAATGTAACAGTCCGAAAGTCCGAgtaaaaatacatatgtttaaccAACACTAAGATATAAAGGTATTATGATCCattgtttggaattattttacTACCACATTTAACACACATTAGTTCATGGTTATTTCCTTTTACGTTTAAAGCGCATTGTTGTTTTCCAGACGCACCCGATACTGATGTTCCAGACATTATAATGTCGACATTTAACACTGAGCTGGAAAAGAACAGCGATTTAACTCTATCAAAGAATGATGCAGACAAATATGGACAGGTTCTAAAAGATGCCATAAAAGTATTGATTGCAGGTAAATGACAGTAAATGAATTTaacagttttcaaacaaaattcagATGGAGTGCAATATTCTTATCTATTATCCAAATAGCCCCTTAGTAAACcgtttacataaatatattgcaacCCGGGGGCAAACgtgatttcaaattatttagAATGCCTGTTGTTTCCAATACCAACCGTTACATgctatacatattatatttgtcTCCGACCGTTTTTAACCAGGTAATAGTCAGAAACAAGCCACTGCAGTAAGGACAGAACAAGAGATAAATCGGTTGACAAAAGATTACAACAAAACCGAAGAAGAGTCCATTTCGACGACAGGTAATTATGagtattatattcaatatatgttatgaCGAACCAACAACAAATGACGCCAATAATAAAGAGCATACTGTTTTGTCCGATGTCTAAAAGATGTTCTCCAATGTAACAATGCTGCcaatttcatttattacatcAATCCGTTAACGCTACTTTTTCAGTTAATAAAAcgtttaatatatgtattaggCATTTAAGCAAGGATTGTGTTACAATGTTAGCCTGTTCTTATGATCAGTGTTTGAAAGAGAGAGAAAACGATATTGCTACTTGTattgtccttaaatatattaatgtatgTTGCTACAAATTTGCATTGGAAACAATGCCCTAGGTATCTTTTACTTTGAACAAATTATTCAATCAGGAGAGAATGAGATGCAATCGAATCTAGGAGAAGCAGAGGTCATTCGATCACCAAAACAGTGTGCCGAAAGTGTAGACAGACTTATGTTGTGTAAAGGTAAAGGTAATGAAGGGAGTATTTACGTTAAGAATAAATATGgtgtgtatataattatcaattGCGAGTCCATACCTTTATCTGTTCTTTTTACTTGTTGCGGGatactttaaatacaaatagGATATTATCTCAAACTATCATGACTTGATTGAGGTTTTCTGTCGCACAACAATAAAGCTCTCTAAATATGTTTAAGGTTTAAGTACATATGCTCTTAACAGATCGAAGTGACAGAACATGTTTTCAGCAATTGTTATTTTCCTAGTTTTCAGTAAgcttttcattaaaacaaaacatgccaATCgaaaaactacaacaacaacgaGTCCATCCACAATTGAAATCAAactttattgttaatatgtaaTGTCAAatgtacataatttatatttgctGATTAGTTTCTGATGTGGAGGAATGGTCTTTGGAGAAGGCGGATGatttggttattatttcaaacgAACAGTCTTTCGGAAATATAGACAAAGTCCTACTGCATCAAGGTATTTCCACAAAACATTCGTCCGAAGACTTGTTGGGAAGAGGTAAAACTACGAGTGGATTTTTCAGACAAATATTTCATGTGCCTCATTATGAGCCTTTTAATCGCTTACAAAAATAATCTGAATATGTTAAACGTTAACCTAAATCCATCAGCAAACAGGCATAACATGTATTCTGCCATAGTAATGGCCATTAACTTCATTGCTACTTCGCCATGTGTATCCGTAACATGCTTAACATTGCACATGACTAGGTCACAGGTGAGTGTCTTCGGAACCATCATCTAAAATTGTCCATTGTAGTTAAGAGTATCAACTACTACTTCGAATAATCTTTATTACTCCTCCATGCCGTTCTATTTCGGTAGATACAGACCGCCATTGACAATATCTCGTCTTACAGGTCTCAGTATCAGCGAACACAACACTTACTGTTTCGCCTCCTACGAATCCCGACTAAAACCTAATGCTACATTATCCTTCCATCGCAAACATATTACGCAGCCCTGAAATCAGAGGAAACGATTCCTTATTACCCAACATTAAATgtctatattaaaaaaaatcccttaATTGTGACGGTTACAGACAGGGCAAAGACGTAATTTTtcatattggtttaaataatatttgcccATATGGCAATCAGAATAcagaataaataattgaaaagaaagCTTAGCGCTAATATAAAAACATCCCACATTATACTTTTTCGGCTGTGGAGTGTCGTTTCTCTTTCCTGCCATCTGCTAATCATTCTCTATCCTGAAATTCCTGGCGTAATTACAGTTAACTTCCTTTTCTCTGCTTTCTCgttccatttttatttaaatctttctGTTTAATAAGGAACAACGGGTCGTGTTCAACTCCCCGCGTTGGAAAAAGGGGAAGCAGCAGAAGGACATTTAATACAAGAGTCCACCCATAGTGTAGATGAAGACTTGTTGCCGAAAGGTAATTCAAAGATTGTTCGTGGTTATGACAGCCAAGGAGATGCATGACTC from Mya arenaria isolate MELC-2E11 chromosome 7, ASM2691426v1 carries:
- the LOC128240800 gene encoding uncharacterized protein LOC128240800; translation: MHLGLRGRQEHLTMLWGDLELSLTSDGVSYLAFTERATKTRNGVAGDHRQYVPKLFEQPGDPNCPVRLYQLYKEKRPPQMSAPETRFYVALNPNFGKGTEINDLWFINQNLGKNKLGQLAKTMSEQAGFQARHVNHSARKTCITNLLDAGCFPTEVAQLTGHKNLMSLNHYHTNNIEKQQDMSNILHMCKRKEPVTNPEPEPVTSMEEFDDDDNQELVAASQEIEQALSSIQTYEEIPVRKPTHDEAEQVLDLPIKQSPGGTLTLQKIMKDTQSLFNGCTFNGPISINLRN